Proteins from a genomic interval of Lycium ferocissimum isolate CSIRO_LF1 chromosome 2, AGI_CSIRO_Lferr_CH_V1, whole genome shotgun sequence:
- the LOC132047409 gene encoding uncharacterized protein LOC132047409 — translation MAPAELRELKEQLQDLLSKGFIKLSFSTWGALMQFVKKNDGTMQMCIDYCRLNKVTIQTFMDLMNGIFKTYMDSFIIVFIDNILMYSKIEEEHERHMRIVLGLLKVKELYGKFSKYLGRVLVCVEARSSLLEQIRAQQFNNAKLCTIRDKVLNGEAKEVVLDDKGVLRIKGCEYVPCVGGLIFFILEEAHSSRSAHFIPAPITYNAEKLAKIYMGFLFLSFLIEGLSLPPIHALYDRTCRSLLGWFNAFEVRPWGTDSLRECLDMVKLIQEKLLAVQSRKNVYADQKVRDLEFMKVDYELALPLGLLGVHSVFHVSMLKRYHLDCSYTICWDFVLLDENSSYKNEPIAILDRQVRMLRSKEITSVKVRCKHRLVYEATWEIDFDIRTR, via the exons atggcaccagcTGAGTTAAGAGAGTTAAAGGAGCAATTACAGGATCTTTTGAGTAAGGGTTTTATCAAATTGAGCTTCTCCACTTGGGGTGCTCTCATGcaatttgtgaagaagaatGATGGGACGATgcagatgtgtattgattactgccggttgaacaaggtcaccattcaaA ctttcatggatttgatgaatggcattttcaagACATACATGGATTCCTTCATCATAGTCTTCATCGATAACATCTTAATGTATTCAAAGATTGAGGAAGAACATGAGCGTCATATGAGAATTGTTCTTGGGTTATTAAAAGTTAAGGAGCTTTATggcaagttttctaagt ATTTGGGCAGGGTTCTAGTATGTGTTGAGGCGaggtcgtctctcttggagcaGATCAGGGCACAACAATTTAATAATGCTAAGTTATGTACGATTCGTGATAAAGTGTTGaatggtgaggccaaggaggtcgTTCTTGATGATAAAGGGGTCTTGAGGATCAAGGGATGTGAGTACGTTCCTTGTGTGGGtggtctgattttttttatattagagGAGGCTCATAGTTCCAG GTCTGCTCATTTCATCCCAGCTCCGATTACTTATAATGCTGAGAAGTTGGCTAAGATATACATGGGGTTCCTGTTTCTATCATTTCTGATCGAGGGACTCAGTTTACCTCCAATTCAT GCTTTATATGATAGGACGTGTCGTTCTCTGCTTGGGTGGTTTAATGCTTTTGAGGTTAGACCTTGGGGTACAGATTCGCTGAGGGAGTGTTTGGACATGGTGAAGCTaattcaggaaaagcttctgGCAGTTCAAAGTAGGAAAAATGTGTATGCGGACCAGAAGGTtcgagatttagagtttatgAAGG TGGATTATGAGTTAGCCTTGCCACTAGGCTTGTTAGGTGTTCAttcggtatttcatgtttccatgCTGAAGAGGTACCATTTAGACTGTTCTTATACTATTTGTTGGGACTTCgtgttgcttgatgagaattcgTCTTATAAGAATGAGCCTAtagcgatcttggataggcaagtgAGGATGTTGAGGTCAAAGGAGATAACTTCAGTTAAGGTGCGATGTAAGCACCGACTTGTGTATGAGGCCACATGGGAGATCGACTTTGATATTCGTACTAGATAG